One Myotis daubentonii chromosome 3, mMyoDau2.1, whole genome shotgun sequence genomic window carries:
- the COL8A2 gene encoding collagen alpha-2(VIII) chain: MRWALTPLSVPPLLLLLVLGCGPPAATGGGAGGAAGYAPVQYVQPMHKGPVGPPFREGKGQYLEMPLPLLPMDLKGEPGPPGKPGPRGPPGPPGFPGKPGTGKPGLHGQPGPAGPPGFSRMGKAGPPGLPGKAGPPGQPGLRGEPGIRGDQGLRGPPGPPGLPGPSGIAVPGKPGPQGVPGPPGFGGEPGPQGEPGPPGDRGLKGDNGVGQPGLPGAPGQGGAPGPPGLPGPAGLGKPGLDGLPGAPGDKGASGPPGVPGPRGEPGALGPKGPPGMDGMGIPGSAGVPGPQGPAGAKGEPGTRGLPGLIGPTGYGMPGLPGPKGDKGQAGVPGLLGDRGEPGEDGEPGEQGPQGLGGPPGLPGSAGLPGRRGFPGPKGEVGPGGPPGLPGIRGDQGPNGLAGKPGLPGERGLPGAHGPPGPTGPKGEQGFTGRPGGPGVAGALGQKGDLGLPGQPGLRGPSGIPGLQGPAGPIGPQGLPGLKGEPGLPGPPGEGKVGEPGVAGPTGPPGVPGSPGLTGPPGPPGPPGPPGAPGAFDETGIAGLHLPNGGVEGAVLGKGGKPQLGLGELSAHATPAFTAVLTSPFPASGMPVKFDRTLYNGHSGYNPATGIFTCPVGGVYYFAYHVHVKGTSVWVALYKNNVPATYTYDEYKKGYLDQASGGAVLQLRPNDQVWVQMPSDQANGLYSTEYIHSSFSGFLLCPT; encoded by the exons ATGCGGTGGGCTCTGACGCCCCTGTCGGTGccgcctctgctgctcctgctggtgCTGGGGTGCGGGCCCCCGGCGGCCACCGGCGGCGGGGCCGGAGGGGCAGCGGGATACGCGCCGGTGCAGTACGTGCAGCCCATGCACAAAGGACCCGTGGGGCCGCCCTTCCGCGAGGGCAAGGGCCAGTACCTGG aaATGCCTCTACCGCTGCTGCCGATGGATCTGAAAGGAGAGCCTGGCCCCCCTGGGAAACCCGGGCCTCGGGGGCCCCCTGGTCCTCCTGGCTTCCCAGGCAAACCAGGCACTGGGAAGCCGGGGCTACATGGGCAGCCTGGCCCTGCTGGCCCCCCAGGCTTCTCCCGGATGGGCAAGGCTggtcccccagggctcccgggcaAGGCTGGGCCACCAGGGCAGCCAGGGCTTCGTGGGGAGCCAGGGATACGAGGGGACCAGGGCCTCCGAGGCCCCCCAGGGCCCCCTGGCCTCCCTGGACCCTCAGGCATTGCTGTTCCTGGGAAACCAGGCCCTCAGGGGGTCCCAGGGCCCCCAGGATTTGGGGGGGAGCCAGGGCCCCAGGGGGAGCCTGGGCCCCCAGGTGATCGAGGTCTCAAGGGGGATaatggggtgggccagccagggtTGCCTGGGGCCCCAGGGCAGGGGGGTGCCCCTGGACCCCCTggcctccctggcccagctggcTTGGGCAAACCAGGTTTGGATGGGCTTCCTGGGGCCCCTGGAGATAAGGGTGCGTCTGGCCCTCCCGGGGTACCAGGACCCAGGGGGGAGCCAGGGGCATTGGGCCCAAAAGGGCCCCCTGGGATGGATGGTATGGGGATTCCAGGGTCAGCAGGGGTGCCAGGGccacagggcccagcaggggCCAAAGGGGAACCAGGGACCCGGGGTCTCCCTGGTCTGATAGGCCCCACTGGCTATGGGATGCCAGGATTGCCAGGCCCCAAGGGGGACAAGGGCCAAGCTGGAGTCCCAGGGCTCTTGGGGGACAGGGGTGAGCCAGGTgaggatggggaaccaggggaaCAGGGCCCACAAGGCCTTGGGGGGCCCCCTGGACTTCCAGGGTCTGCAGGGCTCCCTGGAAGACGTGGGTTCCCTGGGCCTAAGGGGGAGGTAGGGCCTGGAGGACCCCCAGGATTGCCTGGCATTCGGGGTGACCAGGGGCCCAATGGGCTGGCTGGGAAACCTGGGCTCCCAGGAGAGAGGGGGCTTCCAGGGGCCCATGGACCCCCTGGACCGACTGGGCCCAAGGGCGAACAGGGTTTCACAGGTCGCCCTGGGGGACCAGGGGTGGCAGGAGCCCTGGGACAGAAGGGTGACTTGGGGCTCCCTGGGCAGCCCGGCCTGAGAGGCCCCTCAGGAATACCAGGACTCCAGGGCCCAGCTGGTCCTATCGGGCCACAGGGTCTGCCAGGCCTAAAGGGTGAACCAGGCCTGCCAGGGCCCCCTGGAGAGGGGAAAGTGGGGGAGCCTGGTGTGGCTGGGCCAACAGGCCCCCCTGGGGTCCCGGGTTCCCCAGGACTCACAGGCCCTCCTGGGCCTCCGGGGCCTCCTGGCCCCCCTGGCGCCCCGGGGGCCTTCGATGAGACTGGCATCGCGGGCCTGCACCTGCCCAATGGTGGCGTGGAGGGCGCCGTGCTGGGCAAGGGCGGCAAGCCGCAGTTGGGGCTGGGAGAGCTGTCGGCCCACGCCACGCCTGCCTTCACCGCGGTGCTCACCTCACCCTTTCCCGCCTCCGGCATGCCTGTTAAGTTTGACCGGACTCTCTACAACGGCCACAGTGGCTACAACCCGGCTACCGGCATCTTCACCTGCCCTGTGGGTGGGGTCTACTACTTTGCTTACCACGTGCACGTCAAGGGCACCAGTGTGTGGGTGGCCCTGTACAAGAACAACGTGCCCGCCACCTACACCTACGACGAGTACAAGAAAGGCTACCTGGACCAGGCCTCTGGCGGCGCGGTGCTCCAGCTGCGGCCCAACGACCAGGTGTGGGTGCAGATGCCCTCGGACCAGGCCAATGGCCTCTACTCCACCGAGTACATCCACTCCTCCTTTTCAGGGTTCTTGCTCTGCCCCACATAA